The Vallitalea okinawensis nucleotide sequence CTTAAAGGTAGGAAGTTTACATTATCATGATATTTTGTACTATCTTATGAATAATTTATTGATTTTCAAAATATATTATAGTGTATCCAACTATACATAAGGGGGAAGAGTAGAAATGGCAGATGGATTTAACCTCTATCAAGATATTGCATCAAGGACCAATGGGGATATATACATAGGTGTAGTCGGACCGGTACGGACAGGTAAAAGTACCTTCATTAAGAATTTCATGGATATGCTCATTATTCCTAATATCTCTGATGACCATCAAAAGATGCGTACCATTGATGAACTGCCACAAAGCAGTGCAGGAAAAACAATTATGACTACTGAACCAAAATTTATTCCTAATGAAGCTGTAACAGTACAGCTTGATAATAATGTTTCCTTTAGATCTATTATGATAGACTGTGTTGGCTATATGGTACCAACTGCTATGGGGCATTTAGAAGAAGAGTCTGAGAGAATGGTTAAAACGCCTTGGTTTGATCATGAAATACCATTTACAGATGCAGCAGAATTAGGAACAAGAAAAGTTATCCAAGACCACTCAACAGTCGGCGTTGTTGTCACGACAGATGGAAGTATAACAGATATCGAAAGAGATAACTATTTAGAATCTGAAGAACGTGTGATCAATGAGTTAAAGAGCCTTAATAAGCCTTTTGTTGTTGTATTAAACAGTAGTCGACCCTATGATGAAGACACCATTGCATTGAATAGGGAGTTAAGAGAAAAGTATGAAGTACCAGTGTTAACATTAAACTGTAAACAAATGAGAATGGATGATGTTAACAATATTACAGAAAACTTATTACAAGAGTTCCCACTTCGTGAGATCAATATTTCATTACCTAAATGGACAGAATCACTGACAATCGATCACTGGTTGAAGAGTGATTTATTGAGTATTATCAGAGATGGGATTGGAGATCTTGTTAAGTTACGTGATGTTGATAATTATGTCAATACCTTTAATGATAGCGATCATGTAAAAAAAGTTCATATTGATAAGATTGATATGTCTAATGGTGTATCAGATGTAGAAGTTGCTTTACAAGATCACTTATTCTACGATGTTCTGAGTGAAACAACTGGTATCGAAATTAATTCTGAACACAAGTTGATATCACTTATTAAGAAATTAGCATCAGCCAAGACTGAGTATGATAAAGTTGCCTTTGCTTTGAATGAAGTTATGCAAAAAGGTTATGGTGTTGTTAATCCATTAATGGATGAATTAAAGTTAGATACCCCAGAAGTTATTAAACAAGGTGGTCGTTACGGTATTAAATTTACTGCAAGTGCACCTAGTATTCATTTGATCAGAGCTGATATTCAGGCAGAGGTTGCGCCTATTGTCGGAACTGAAGAGCAAAGTCAAGAGTTTATGGAAAGAATACTTGCTGAGATTGATAGTGATCCATCAAGTGTATGGCAGACTGAAATATTTGGTAGAAGTCTTGAGAGTTTAGTTAATGAAGGACTGCAAAACAAACTTTATAAGATGCCTGATGAAGCACAAGCTAAACTTCAAGAAACACTTCAGAGATTAATCAACGAAAACAGTAATGGTTTGATTTGCATTTTGTTATAGGAGCAAAATTAGCTCTGTTACGTTTGCACAGCAACATGTTTGGTAGGAAAGTTTCCTTGAAATCCATTAACGGTTTTCGGTTAATGGATTGAGTTATACGACCTTCCTATAATGTAAAAAAAGCGTATGCTATTGGAATTAACCAATGTAGCAACGCTTTTTTATTTATAATCGATTATCCTATCCGTTCCCAAGGTGATTCCCAAGGATATTTAACGACTGCAGAAGGATCATCACCTTGAGTCCACCATTTAGCTTCAAATATTTTACCCTCATATTCTACCCTATCTCCAGCTACATAGATTTGCTTAGCTGACCATTCTGGATAGGTTTGAGGAAGTATTTCTACTTCATCCGTTTCTGTATCAATCAGTTCTTCTAAAAAGGGGAGTTCCTCATCCATGATGGACGGAATTTCAATATCAGTTATTACTGGACTCCATGGGGTATCCCATTCGTTCTTAACTGGTTGACCTGGATTATCACCTTGGGTCCACCATTTAGCCTCGTAGATGTTATCATTATAAATGACTCGATCTCCAGCCACATAGATTTGGGTTGGTGACCATTCTGCATAAGTCACATCTGTTAAGTCAACAATATCAGGTATTTCATTCATCTCCTCAGGTGGACCAATAAGATCTGGATCAAAGTTTCTAAGATCATTGTACTCGTTAAAGATTTTGCTAAATTCATATGGCTTTTGTAAGACTGAACTGCATGTTATAGAGACATAATTTGTTTCCCCTCCTGGACATTCTTTATCACGGTTTAATGACCACATGGAGAGCATTCCCAGATTTTTATTATTAGCATAGTCAAGGGTTTCTCTAGCATCTTCCTGGTAAAAGACTTCTGTGGTTATATCATTCATACCAATCATTGGTGTCATCCCTATCATGCTATAAAGCTCCTCATCGGATAAAGTCATACCATAATCTGCATAGATAAATTTTAATTGATTAAGGAGACTTTCTGCTGCTGCAATACCATAGTCACCCATGTTGTTTTCTGGATTAGGTGCAACAGCTTCGCCATAGTCCATGGTCATAATATTGACACCATTGATTGTTACATCTTCATCTAGTGCGTATCGAAGGACGTCTATTCCTAAAGGTGTTAAACCAGAAGGAAGGACAGGTAAAGTGAACCATATTTCAAGTGGATAACCCTCGTCGATTAATTCATCTTGTAATAATTTTAATGCTTCACTGTTCCGTTTCAATGAAGGTGTATCACTGAGCCATTGACCTTCGATATCAAAGTCTACTCTAGTTAATCCATAGGCTTTAATAAATGCTTTATATTGCTCTTTTAATATGTTGGCATTTGGTGCAGTGACATGAATAGGTACATTGGAAAGACCACCAAATGATACACTAACATCACCACCCATTTCTCTAATCAGTTTAATTTGCTCATTTAATGGTCCATCCCCTGCAGCATAGTAAGTCCCCCAAGTTGGTAGATAAGACGAATCATTCTCAGCAACAATAAAGCCAAGATTAAAATAAGGTATCATCAACTCATTGGCCAGATTGGCAAATGTCAGTGGTGGCCAACCTGTTGCATCTACGTAAGGAGCGAAGACAGCTTTTGGCCATTGGATACCTTGCCCAACATCTACACCAGAATAATCCGGATAAAGTATATTCTCTTTAGGAACTGGTTCTGGTACATCAGCTAAGTCAACAATTGGTGTAGGTTCTTCTGGTTCAGGTTCTGTTGGAGCGGTTGACTGACCGACAGCTTTCCAGGGAGTATCCCATTCATGCTGAACAGGTTTCCCAGGGATGTCTCCTTGAGTCCACCATTTAGCTTCATAGGTTTTACCATTATAAATTACTCGATCGCCACCCCAGTATGCAATGGATGAATTCCATGTTGGAATGTTTTGTCTCATATGTCTCATTAAATTCTTCTTCCCCGTTTTTTTATTCTTCTCATAATAAAAAGGACGAAACATTCTATACCTCCTAATAACTACTTTTTCAGAGTTTTACATAGATCATATGAATGAATTCTTAACACACAATATGTTGATTTAAAGAAATATTGATGCAACGACGGTGCCAAATAAGATCACCAATAGATAATTATGTAAAATCTCTTTATTACTAATATATTGAGGAGGTTTTAATAATGATTCCAATAAAGTTGTCCTTTTTTTCTTGATTTCTTTTAGTCTTTCATTGTATTATTAGTACAAAGGTAATTAGTGCCACTTATTTAAGTTTAAAAACATTTTGGTTTATTAAATATTGAAATAATATAGAAAATGGCTTTTTTTGGAGGAGTTACGTTGGCAGACCAAAGACGAAGGAATTTCTCAGTTTACAATACAGAAGAAATGCAGAAAAGGAAAAAGAAAGTTGTTAAAAAGAAGCTTAAAAAAGATCGTTTCATTGCTATAATGACGATTCTTTTTATAGTTGTTTATTTGAGTTATGCTTTAATTAATTTTTTAACGCTAGAAGAACTAACCTATGTCACTGCAGTGAGTGGAAACATTAATGAGATAACATCAGTACCTGGCGTCATTACTCGGAATGAAAATGTAGTGAGTACGAATCTATCTGGCTACATTGAATATTTATATATTGAAGGAGAAAAAATACCTACCAATAGCGTTGTTGCTCGCATTAGTGATCAATACTATGGAACCATCATTGATACAAAGATTGAAGATGTCAACAACGAAATCTTAACCAGCTCAGGTGCGTTAGATACAATTAAATATAATGATGAATTGATAGCGATTAATAAAGATATAGAAGTGCTGTTAAAAAATTATGTCACCCTTAACGAAAGTAAGATGTTTGATGAAGTTTATGACTTATCAAAAGAATTAGATGGTTTACTTT carries:
- the spoIVA gene encoding stage IV sporulation protein A — encoded protein: MADGFNLYQDIASRTNGDIYIGVVGPVRTGKSTFIKNFMDMLIIPNISDDHQKMRTIDELPQSSAGKTIMTTEPKFIPNEAVTVQLDNNVSFRSIMIDCVGYMVPTAMGHLEEESERMVKTPWFDHEIPFTDAAELGTRKVIQDHSTVGVVVTTDGSITDIERDNYLESEERVINELKSLNKPFVVVLNSSRPYDEDTIALNRELREKYEVPVLTLNCKQMRMDDVNNITENLLQEFPLREINISLPKWTESLTIDHWLKSDLLSIIRDGIGDLVKLRDVDNYVNTFNDSDHVKKVHIDKIDMSNGVSDVEVALQDHLFYDVLSETTGIEINSEHKLISLIKKLASAKTEYDKVAFALNEVMQKGYGVVNPLMDELKLDTPEVIKQGGRYGIKFTASAPSIHLIRADIQAEVAPIVGTEEQSQEFMERILAEIDSDPSSVWQTEIFGRSLESLVNEGLQNKLYKMPDEAQAKLQETLQRLINENSNGLICILL
- a CDS encoding carbohydrate-binding protein; its protein translation is MFRPFYYEKNKKTGKKNLMRHMRQNIPTWNSSIAYWGGDRVIYNGKTYEAKWWTQGDIPGKPVQHEWDTPWKAVGQSTAPTEPEPEEPTPIVDLADVPEPVPKENILYPDYSGVDVGQGIQWPKAVFAPYVDATGWPPLTFANLANELMIPYFNLGFIVAENDSSYLPTWGTYYAAGDGPLNEQIKLIREMGGDVSVSFGGLSNVPIHVTAPNANILKEQYKAFIKAYGLTRVDFDIEGQWLSDTPSLKRNSEALKLLQDELIDEGYPLEIWFTLPVLPSGLTPLGIDVLRYALDEDVTINGVNIMTMDYGEAVAPNPENNMGDYGIAAAESLLNQLKFIYADYGMTLSDEELYSMIGMTPMIGMNDITTEVFYQEDARETLDYANNKNLGMLSMWSLNRDKECPGGETNYVSITCSSVLQKPYEFSKIFNEYNDLRNFDPDLIGPPEEMNEIPDIVDLTDVTYAEWSPTQIYVAGDRVIYNDNIYEAKWWTQGDNPGQPVKNEWDTPWSPVITDIEIPSIMDEELPFLEELIDTETDEVEILPQTYPEWSAKQIYVAGDRVEYEGKIFEAKWWTQGDDPSAVVKYPWESPWERIG